One Falsarthrobacter nasiphocae DNA segment encodes these proteins:
- a CDS encoding zinc-dependent alcohol dehydrogenase family protein codes for MKALVYHGPGQKAWEEVPDPVIQDPTDVIAKVDTTTVCGTDLHILKGDVPAVEDGRILGHEAVGTITEVGSAVTDLKVGDRIIIPAVTNCGKCSYCKKNQASHCQTVGGIGWIFGHLIDGTQAEYVRVPFAETSVHKVPEGVTDEQVLFLTDALPTGFEIGILNGNTKPGDTVAVVGAGPVGLSAIMTASLCGAGRIISVDMDENRLAKARELGATDTVNAGDADAIEQVRALSNDGLGVDVAVEAVGIPATFETALKIVRPYGTVANVGVHGKPVELPLNDLWISNVRLNMGLVDCSTVGNLLNMVRSGRLNAAAMATHRFTMDQMLEAYDLFANAAEHQAVKVVISAA; via the coding sequence ATGAAGGCACTCGTCTACCACGGCCCCGGTCAGAAGGCGTGGGAGGAAGTTCCGGATCCCGTCATTCAGGACCCCACGGACGTCATCGCGAAGGTCGACACGACCACGGTCTGCGGCACCGATCTCCACATCCTCAAGGGCGACGTCCCCGCGGTGGAGGACGGCCGCATCCTCGGCCATGAGGCGGTCGGCACCATCACCGAGGTCGGCTCCGCGGTCACGGACCTCAAGGTGGGGGACCGCATCATCATCCCCGCCGTCACCAACTGCGGAAAGTGCTCCTACTGCAAGAAGAACCAGGCCTCGCACTGCCAGACGGTCGGCGGCATCGGCTGGATCTTCGGGCACCTGATCGACGGCACCCAGGCCGAATACGTCCGTGTTCCCTTCGCCGAGACGAGCGTCCACAAGGTCCCCGAGGGCGTCACCGACGAGCAGGTTCTCTTCCTCACGGACGCGCTCCCGACGGGCTTCGAGATCGGCATCCTCAACGGCAACACGAAGCCGGGGGACACGGTCGCGGTCGTCGGCGCCGGCCCGGTGGGCCTCTCCGCGATCATGACGGCGAGCCTCTGCGGCGCCGGGCGCATCATCTCCGTGGACATGGACGAGAACCGCCTGGCCAAAGCCCGCGAGCTCGGCGCCACGGACACGGTCAACGCGGGGGACGCGGACGCGATCGAGCAGGTCAGGGCCCTCTCGAACGACGGCCTCGGCGTGGACGTCGCGGTCGAGGCCGTGGGCATCCCTGCCACGTTCGAGACCGCCCTCAAGATCGTCCGCCCCTACGGCACGGTCGCCAACGTCGGGGTCCACGGCAAGCCCGTGGAGCTGCCGCTCAACGACCTCTGGATCTCCAACGTCCGGCTCAACATGGGTCTCGTTGACTGCAGCACGGTCGGCAACCTGCTCAACATGGTCCGCTCCGGCCGGCTCAACGCGGCGGCCATGGCCACGCACCGGTTCACCATGGACCAGATGCTCGAGGCCTACGACCTCTTCGCCAACGCCGCCGAGCACCAGGCGGTCAAGGTGGTCATCTCCGCGGCGTAG
- a CDS encoding FUSC family protein, with protein MHPSTADATAPRSEGFLASVHRAPEAARRWAAQGVRRMQRGFMPAVQMTICAVSAYFFAHMVLGHSGPLFAATSSLIALGFGVDSHISRVIEVSAGCTLGILIGELLHTVAGTGLWVAALVLMISILLARFLDPSSILTTQMGLQSLLVILLPAPDGGPFTRSLDAVVGGTFALIIVALWPQDPRKQSHSEVRDALNEFAGVLRECAGALAYADSRMAWHALIRARGMQPTLDKLNKAVAQAREISRISPLYLRHRTEIQELRESLNYLDLAIRNARIFARRLSSAITHASMPPETEGELSHIIELTAESVEALALGLGEASAGVRNRQMRRARLGLNDVASRLSPEQLGIRSLEGETLVLILRPMIVDLLEASGLSHDEAREHLPDLPPAP; from the coding sequence GTGCACCCCTCCACTGCGGACGCCACCGCTCCCCGATCAGAGGGCTTCCTCGCGAGCGTCCACCGCGCCCCGGAGGCCGCCCGTCGATGGGCCGCGCAAGGCGTCCGCCGCATGCAGAGGGGATTCATGCCCGCGGTGCAGATGACCATCTGCGCCGTCTCCGCATACTTCTTCGCGCACATGGTCCTGGGCCACTCCGGGCCGCTCTTCGCGGCGACGAGCTCGCTCATCGCGCTCGGGTTCGGCGTCGACTCCCACATCTCGCGGGTGATCGAGGTGAGCGCGGGCTGCACGCTCGGCATCCTCATCGGCGAGCTCCTCCACACGGTGGCCGGCACGGGCCTCTGGGTGGCGGCGCTTGTCCTCATGATCTCCATTCTTCTGGCCCGATTCCTGGACCCCTCCTCGATCCTGACCACGCAGATGGGTCTCCAGTCCCTCCTGGTCATCTTGCTTCCGGCGCCCGACGGCGGCCCGTTCACGCGGAGTCTCGACGCCGTCGTCGGAGGCACGTTTGCCCTCATCATCGTGGCGCTCTGGCCGCAGGACCCGCGGAAGCAGTCCCATTCGGAGGTCCGGGACGCGCTCAACGAGTTCGCGGGCGTGCTCCGGGAGTGCGCGGGCGCGCTTGCATACGCAGACTCCAGGATGGCCTGGCACGCGCTCATTCGCGCCAGGGGCATGCAGCCCACCCTCGACAAGCTGAACAAGGCCGTGGCCCAGGCACGCGAGATCTCCCGGATCTCACCCCTGTACCTCCGGCACCGTACGGAGATCCAGGAGCTGAGGGAGTCGCTGAACTACCTGGACCTCGCGATCCGCAACGCGCGGATCTTCGCACGGCGCCTGTCGTCGGCCATCACCCACGCGTCCATGCCCCCGGAGACGGAGGGGGAGCTGAGTCACATCATCGAGCTCACGGCCGAGTCGGTGGAGGCCCTCGCCCTCGGGCTCGGGGAGGCGTCGGCTGGGGTGCGGAACCGTCAGATGCGGCGTGCTCGCCTCGGATTGAACGACGTCGCAAGCCGCCTCTCGCCGGAGCAGCTCGGCATCCGGTCCCTCGAGGGCGAGACACTTGTGCTCATTCTGCGCCCGATGATCGTGGACCTCCTTGAGGCGAGCGGGCTGAGCCACGACGAGGCCCGGGAGCACCTGCCGGACCTGCCGCCCGCGCCGTAG
- the pstC gene encoding phosphate ABC transporter permease subunit PstC encodes MSSTTASTRRQPASGRAGDKVFSGLSLGAGILILIVLACVAIFLVVQAWPALIAPASASTGGAGFLAYVWPFVVGTVVASLIALLLATPIGIGVALFITHYSHRRVANALGYVIDLLAAIPSVVYGAWGIAFLAPNLKGPYEWLAENMGWIPIFAGPASQTGRTLLTASIVLAVMVLPIITSISRELFLQVPRLHEEAALALGATRWEMIRMSVLPFARPGIISGVMLGLGRALGETMAVTLVLSSGALTASLVKAGNQTIPAEIALNFPEAFGLRMNELIAAGLVLFVITLAVNLVARWIVTRHKEFSGAN; translated from the coding sequence GTGTCTTCTACGACAGCATCGACGCGCCGACAGCCCGCCTCCGGGCGGGCCGGGGACAAGGTCTTCAGCGGCCTGTCTCTCGGCGCCGGCATCCTCATCCTCATCGTTCTGGCCTGTGTCGCGATCTTCCTCGTCGTCCAGGCCTGGCCCGCCCTCATAGCCCCCGCGAGTGCGTCCACGGGCGGGGCCGGATTCCTGGCCTACGTGTGGCCGTTCGTCGTTGGCACCGTCGTGGCGTCGCTCATCGCGCTGCTCCTCGCGACGCCCATCGGCATCGGCGTGGCTCTCTTCATCACCCACTACTCCCACCGTCGCGTGGCCAACGCCCTCGGGTACGTCATCGACCTGCTGGCCGCCATCCCCTCCGTCGTCTACGGCGCGTGGGGCATCGCGTTCCTCGCACCGAACCTCAAGGGCCCCTACGAGTGGCTCGCTGAGAACATGGGGTGGATCCCGATCTTCGCGGGCCCTGCCTCTCAGACGGGCCGGACCCTCCTCACAGCGAGCATCGTCCTCGCCGTCATGGTTCTGCCGATCATCACCTCGATCTCCCGCGAGCTGTTCCTTCAGGTTCCGCGCCTCCACGAGGAGGCCGCGCTCGCGCTCGGCGCCACGCGCTGGGAGATGATCCGCATGTCGGTCCTCCCGTTCGCCCGCCCCGGCATCATCTCCGGCGTCATGCTCGGCCTCGGCCGTGCGCTTGGCGAGACGATGGCCGTGACGCTCGTCCTCTCCTCGGGCGCGCTGACGGCCAGCCTCGTCAAGGCAGGAAACCAGACGATCCCGGCCGAGATTGCGCTCAACTTCCCGGAGGCGTTCGGTCTCCGCATGAACGAGCTCATCGCGGCAGGCCTCGTCCTCTTCGTCATCACGCTCGCGGTCAACCTCGTTGCCCGCTGGATCGTGACCCGCCACAAGGAATTCTCGGGGGCTAACTGA
- the pstS gene encoding phosphate ABC transporter substrate-binding protein PstS codes for MKAIRFGRAAAVLSVAAVALTACGSDNPSGTSNGNTAPSGSNVSGQIKGIGASSQKAAMQEWMTQFQSANSSAKVDYSPDGSGAGRKAFIAGGAQFAGTDSSFKDEELASVKATCASGIIEVPTYISPIAMAFNVPGVKELKLDSATAAKILRGDITKWNDPAIAKLNSDAKLPDLAITPVHRSDDSGTTENFTDYLNKTAPDVWKDEKAQAWPSSLKGEAAKGTDGVISTVKSTEGAVTYADESAVGDLGVVAFKVGEEFVKPSAEAATKALDASKPKHEGSKTDLALKLDRTTTASGAYPAILASYQVFCSTYKDAKTADTVKAWAKYVVSEEGQKAAADAAGSAPISSELSKKATAAIDTIKAG; via the coding sequence GTGAAGGCAATTCGTTTTGGCCGTGCTGCGGCTGTTCTCTCCGTCGCCGCCGTCGCGCTGACCGCGTGTGGTTCGGACAACCCCTCGGGCACGTCCAACGGCAACACCGCCCCCTCCGGTTCCAACGTCTCCGGCCAGATCAAGGGCATCGGCGCATCCTCGCAGAAGGCCGCCATGCAGGAGTGGATGACCCAGTTCCAGTCCGCCAACTCCAGCGCCAAGGTCGACTACTCGCCCGACGGCTCCGGTGCGGGCCGCAAGGCGTTCATCGCCGGCGGCGCCCAGTTCGCGGGCACCGACTCCTCCTTCAAGGACGAGGAGCTCGCCTCCGTCAAGGCCACTTGCGCCTCGGGCATCATCGAGGTCCCCACGTACATCTCCCCGATCGCCATGGCGTTCAACGTCCCGGGTGTCAAGGAGCTCAAGCTGGACTCGGCCACCGCGGCCAAGATCCTCCGCGGCGACATCACCAAGTGGAACGACCCGGCGATCGCCAAGCTCAACTCGGATGCCAAGCTCCCGGACCTCGCCATCACGCCGGTCCACCGCTCCGATGACTCGGGCACCACCGAGAACTTCACGGACTACCTCAACAAGACGGCCCCGGATGTCTGGAAGGACGAGAAGGCCCAGGCGTGGCCCTCCTCCCTCAAGGGCGAGGCTGCCAAGGGCACGGACGGCGTCATCTCCACGGTGAAGTCCACCGAGGGCGCGGTCACCTACGCTGACGAGTCCGCTGTGGGCGACCTCGGCGTCGTCGCGTTCAAGGTCGGCGAGGAGTTCGTCAAGCCGAGCGCCGAGGCCGCCACGAAGGCCCTGGACGCCTCGAAGCCGAAGCACGAGGGCTCCAAGACTGACCTCGCGCTCAAGCTCGACCGCACGACAACCGCCTCGGGTGCCTACCCGGCGATCCTCGCCTCGTACCAGGTGTTCTGCTCCACGTACAAGGACGCCAAGACGGCTGACACCGTCAAGGCCTGGGCCAAGTACGTTGTCTCCGAGGAGGGCCAGAAGGCCGCCGCGGACGCAGCCGGCTCCGCTCCGATCTCCTCCGAGCTCTCCAAGAAGGCCACCGCCGCTATCGACACGATCAAGGCGGGCTAG
- the radA gene encoding DNA repair protein RadA, protein MASKTSRGSKPSTAYTCTECGWSTVKWVGRCPECQSWGTVEETAATVGRTTAAAKVRAPALPIAEVDARAADYVATGVGELDRVLGGGLVPGAVLLLAGEPGVGKSSLLLDVAARAARGSGDAPRKVLYVTGEESAAQVKLRAERISAHADTLHLTAETDLSQALGHVEAVSPSLLVVDSVQTLASTEVDGSAGGFSQVREVASSLIRAAKERDMTTLLVGHVTKDGSIAGPRLLEHLVDVVLHFEGERHSRLRLLRAVKNRYGPTDEVGCFDLSDTGIVEITDPSGLFVSRTREPVPGTCVCVTLEGRRPLVAEVQALVAESPTAQPRRATSGMDGARVSMILAVLQQRAGMSLSKEDAYVATVGGVRLSEPAADLAVALAVASAKTNTPLRERMIAFGEVGLAGEVRPVPGISRRIQEAARIGFTHAIVPASPDGPGTLPPGMAVKEVSTLSEAMQLLF, encoded by the coding sequence ATGGCATCGAAGACCTCGCGGGGCTCCAAGCCCTCCACTGCTTACACCTGCACCGAGTGCGGCTGGTCCACCGTCAAGTGGGTGGGCCGCTGTCCTGAGTGCCAGTCCTGGGGCACGGTTGAAGAGACGGCCGCCACGGTCGGGCGCACCACGGCCGCGGCCAAGGTCCGCGCCCCTGCCCTGCCCATCGCGGAGGTGGACGCCCGGGCGGCGGACTACGTCGCCACGGGCGTCGGGGAGCTGGACCGCGTCCTGGGAGGCGGCCTCGTCCCTGGCGCGGTCCTCCTCCTGGCCGGTGAGCCTGGGGTGGGCAAGTCCTCCCTGCTCCTGGATGTCGCCGCGCGGGCGGCCCGCGGCTCCGGAGACGCCCCTCGCAAAGTCCTGTACGTGACGGGTGAGGAGTCGGCTGCCCAGGTCAAGCTCCGGGCCGAGCGAATCTCTGCCCACGCGGACACCCTCCACCTCACGGCGGAGACAGACCTCTCCCAGGCCCTCGGGCACGTGGAAGCGGTGTCGCCCTCCCTGCTCGTGGTGGACTCGGTCCAGACCCTCGCGTCCACGGAGGTGGACGGCTCCGCGGGCGGCTTCTCGCAGGTGAGAGAGGTGGCGTCCTCCCTCATTCGCGCGGCCAAGGAGCGGGACATGACCACGCTCCTCGTGGGCCACGTGACCAAGGACGGCTCCATCGCGGGCCCGCGCCTGCTGGAGCACCTCGTGGACGTTGTCCTGCACTTCGAGGGAGAGCGCCACTCCCGCCTCCGCCTGCTCCGGGCGGTCAAGAACCGGTACGGCCCCACGGACGAGGTCGGGTGCTTCGATCTCTCGGACACCGGAATCGTCGAGATCACCGACCCGAGCGGCCTCTTCGTCTCCCGCACGCGGGAGCCCGTCCCGGGCACGTGCGTCTGCGTGACGCTGGAGGGGCGGCGCCCACTTGTCGCGGAGGTCCAGGCGCTCGTGGCGGAGAGCCCCACCGCCCAGCCGCGCCGCGCCACGAGCGGCATGGACGGGGCCCGCGTGTCCATGATCCTCGCCGTGCTCCAGCAGCGGGCGGGGATGTCCCTCTCCAAGGAGGACGCCTACGTGGCCACGGTGGGTGGCGTGCGCCTCTCGGAGCCGGCCGCAGACCTCGCTGTGGCCCTCGCGGTGGCCTCCGCCAAGACCAACACGCCGTTGCGCGAGCGGATGATCGCGTTCGGCGAGGTCGGCCTCGCCGGGGAGGTGCGTCCCGTGCCGGGCATCAGCCGGCGCATCCAAGAGGCCGCGCGGATCGGCTTCACACACGCAATTGTCCCGGCCAGCCCGGACGGACCAGGCACACTGCCGCCGGGCATGGCCGTCAAGGAGGTCTCCACGCTGTCTGAGGCCATGCAGCTGTTGTTCTAG
- the pstA gene encoding phosphate ABC transporter permease PstA produces the protein MSHSIDQRTAALQSRRGSLTRGRLASWIPWAVAAGAIAVAFAAKALLGAGLFFTGVVAGVLFIGALYFVARGVEGHRKATDRFFRSIMWGAFIVALLPLVSVLWTVLQNGLPGLLEPGFLSSSMNGVSGVADKKAVENGAPVLGGAYHALVGTVLITLWTTLISVPIGLLTAIYLVEYGQGNKLSRGITFFVDVMTGIPSIVAGLFAAALFAAIVGPGTRMGIVAAVALSVLMIPVVVRSTEEMLRVVPNELREASYALGVRKWRTIMKVVIPTAISGIASGVTLAIARVIGETAPILVTAGMTSRINANVFNDWMASLPVYIYQFIQNPLNPSYAEPSTQRAWGAALLLILLVMLLNLLSRAIATFFAPKGGR, from the coding sequence ATGTCTCACAGCATTGACCAGCGTACGGCGGCGCTTCAGTCCCGCCGTGGCAGCCTGACCCGGGGCCGCCTGGCCTCGTGGATTCCTTGGGCGGTCGCCGCCGGGGCCATCGCCGTGGCCTTTGCGGCCAAGGCGCTCCTCGGCGCGGGCCTGTTCTTCACGGGCGTCGTCGCCGGAGTCCTCTTCATCGGCGCGCTGTACTTCGTGGCTCGAGGCGTGGAGGGGCACCGCAAGGCGACTGACCGCTTCTTCCGCAGCATCATGTGGGGCGCGTTCATCGTGGCGCTCCTGCCCCTCGTCTCGGTTCTGTGGACCGTGCTCCAGAACGGCCTGCCGGGCCTCCTTGAGCCCGGGTTCCTCTCCTCCTCGATGAACGGCGTCTCGGGCGTCGCTGACAAGAAGGCCGTGGAGAACGGCGCCCCGGTCCTCGGCGGCGCCTACCACGCGCTCGTCGGCACGGTCCTCATCACCCTGTGGACCACGCTCATCTCGGTGCCGATCGGCCTCCTCACGGCCATCTACCTCGTTGAGTACGGCCAGGGCAACAAGCTCTCGCGCGGCATCACGTTCTTTGTGGACGTCATGACGGGCATCCCGTCCATCGTCGCGGGTCTCTTCGCCGCGGCGCTCTTCGCGGCGATCGTCGGCCCCGGCACCCGCATGGGCATCGTGGCCGCCGTGGCGCTCTCGGTGCTCATGATCCCCGTGGTCGTCCGCTCCACGGAGGAGATGCTCCGCGTGGTGCCCAACGAGCTGCGCGAGGCCAGCTACGCGCTCGGCGTGCGCAAGTGGCGCACCATCATGAAGGTGGTCATCCCCACGGCGATCTCTGGCATCGCGTCCGGCGTCACCCTCGCCATCGCGCGAGTCATCGGTGAGACGGCCCCGATCCTCGTGACCGCGGGCATGACGAGCCGCATCAACGCCAATGTGTTCAACGACTGGATGGCGTCCCTCCCGGTGTACATCTACCAGTTCATCCAGAACCCGCTGAACCCCTCCTACGCGGAGCCGAGCACGCAGCGCGCATGGGGAGCGGCGTTGCTGCTCATCCTGCTCGTCATGCTGCTCAACCTCCTCTCCCGCGCCATTGCCACGTTCTTCGCCCCCAAGGGCGGACGCTGA
- a CDS encoding 1-phosphofructokinase family hexose kinase has translation MTLLPLCRIGAYDVHHPHVARNQAAKHSESGPVILTVTPNPSLDRTVELPAPLEAGRVQRAVSAVQHPGGKGINVSMGVHAAGQSSLAIFPAPDGDPLLTALEAAGLPVAPVPAASAVRTNTALVDPSGVTTKVNEPGPDFGPQDLAALTALVVKHSGRASWLVLAGSLPPGAPADTYPRIIRAVRAALGDAAPRIALDTSDEPLRAALDPGRAAEELPDLIKPNGEELALLAGVPSDGVEDAPPAAAELAADLVRRGIPEVLATLGGNGALLVTGHGAIHAVHAPVTVRSTVGAGDSSLAGYLLASLEGASPEARLRRAVAYGSAAASLPGTTIPSPGDVAEHAVMTHELTTRPVAPAPADRHA, from the coding sequence GTGACGCTGCTCCCGCTGTGCCGCATCGGCGCGTACGATGTCCACCATCCCCACGTCGCCCGGAACCAGGCGGCGAAGCACAGCGAAAGCGGCCCCGTGATCCTCACAGTGACCCCCAATCCGAGCCTGGACCGGACTGTTGAACTGCCCGCCCCGCTCGAGGCCGGCCGCGTCCAGCGGGCCGTCTCCGCGGTGCAGCACCCGGGCGGCAAGGGCATCAACGTCTCGATGGGCGTTCACGCCGCCGGCCAGTCGAGCCTCGCGATCTTCCCTGCCCCGGACGGGGACCCGCTGCTCACGGCGCTGGAGGCCGCGGGGCTCCCCGTGGCCCCGGTCCCGGCGGCGTCCGCGGTCCGCACCAACACCGCACTCGTGGACCCCTCCGGCGTCACGACCAAGGTCAACGAGCCCGGCCCCGACTTCGGCCCGCAGGACCTCGCGGCCCTGACGGCGCTCGTCGTCAAGCACTCCGGCCGCGCGTCCTGGCTGGTCCTCGCGGGGTCCCTCCCGCCCGGTGCCCCCGCAGACACCTACCCCCGCATCATCCGGGCAGTGCGGGCGGCACTCGGGGACGCGGCCCCCCGCATCGCCCTCGACACGTCCGACGAGCCCCTGCGCGCGGCCCTCGATCCCGGCCGGGCCGCCGAGGAGCTTCCGGACCTCATCAAGCCCAACGGGGAAGAGCTCGCCCTCCTCGCGGGCGTGCCCTCGGACGGGGTCGAGGACGCGCCCCCCGCAGCCGCTGAGCTCGCCGCGGACCTCGTGCGCCGGGGCATCCCGGAGGTCCTCGCAACCCTCGGCGGCAACGGGGCTCTCCTCGTCACGGGACACGGCGCCATCCACGCGGTCCACGCCCCCGTCACCGTCCGCTCCACCGTCGGCGCCGGGGATTCGAGCCTCGCCGGCTACCTCCTCGCCTCCCTTGAGGGGGCGAGCCCGGAGGCGCGCCTGCGACGGGCCGTGGCCTACGGCTCCGCGGCGGCCAGCCTCCCCGGAACCACCATCCCCTCCCCCGGCGACGTCGCTGAGCACGCCGTCATGACCCACGAACTCACCACCCGACCCGTCGCCCCCGCCCCGGCGGACCGGCACGCCTGA
- a CDS encoding PTS fructose transporter subunit IIABC codes for MSTLITPDLVSLDEDLGPDRPDVIRALADRIAASGRASDAEGLYADALAREAKTATGVPGGIAIPHCRSEHVLEPTLGFARLPRGIDWGAKDGPADLVFFIAAPAGADNTHLAILSTLARSLVRKDFRESLRSASSREELVALVEAVVSGERPGSSPAQAGVVGSSSRTTTQAAAPSAAPDTDARADAAPAHKPKLVAVTACPTGIAHTFMAADSLSQAAEDAGVELHVEPQGSGSVTPLDPAIIRDADAVIFAVDVDVRDRARFAGKPVIQSPVKRGIDEPAELIREAVAASTDPNARRVPAAGGADESAASDRTEGLGGRMKRVLLTGVSYMIPFVAGGGLLIALGFLLGSYEITSFADKMVLENSLWNLPTEIPEHAPLGALGAYLGAVAFKIGALSMGFLVPALAGYIAYGMADRPGIAPGFVAGAVAGFMGAGFLGGIVGGLLAGAVASWLGSRRFPRAVASLMPVVVIPLVASIVASGLMLLVLGGPIAALTKGLNDWLSSMSGTSAVLLGVILGLMMCFDLGGPVNKVAYSFAVAALGTAAPGQTAPLLIMAAVMASGMVPPLALALATAVRPALFTPVERENGKSAWLLGAVFVSEGAIPFAAADPLRVIPATMLGGAVTGALSMGLGAMSRAPHGGAVVFFAMDGTALQFLLSVLAGTVVSAVAVIVLKSLGRKRATTDAPAEALEPAGV; via the coding sequence GTGAGCACCCTCATCACCCCAGACCTCGTCTCCCTTGACGAGGACCTCGGCCCCGACCGCCCCGACGTCATCCGCGCCCTCGCTGACCGGATCGCCGCCTCGGGCCGCGCCAGCGACGCGGAGGGCCTGTACGCCGACGCACTCGCCCGCGAGGCCAAGACGGCCACCGGCGTGCCCGGCGGCATCGCCATCCCGCACTGCCGTTCCGAGCACGTCCTCGAGCCCACGCTCGGCTTCGCCCGCCTTCCGCGCGGCATCGACTGGGGCGCCAAGGACGGCCCCGCGGACCTCGTCTTCTTCATCGCCGCCCCCGCCGGCGCCGACAACACCCACCTCGCGATCCTCTCCACGCTCGCCCGCAGCCTCGTCCGCAAGGACTTCCGGGAGTCCCTGCGCTCGGCGTCCAGCCGCGAGGAGCTCGTCGCGCTCGTCGAGGCTGTGGTCAGCGGGGAACGCCCCGGGTCTTCCCCCGCGCAAGCCGGCGTCGTCGGCTCCTCTTCACGGACGACGACGCAGGCCGCCGCGCCCAGCGCCGCCCCGGACACGGACGCGCGCGCCGATGCCGCCCCCGCGCACAAGCCCAAGCTTGTGGCCGTGACCGCCTGCCCCACGGGCATCGCCCACACGTTCATGGCGGCCGACTCCCTCTCCCAGGCCGCCGAAGACGCGGGCGTGGAGCTGCACGTGGAGCCGCAGGGCTCAGGCAGCGTCACCCCGCTGGACCCCGCGATCATCCGGGACGCGGACGCCGTCATCTTCGCCGTGGACGTCGACGTCCGCGATCGGGCCCGCTTCGCCGGCAAGCCCGTCATCCAGAGCCCCGTCAAGCGAGGCATCGACGAGCCGGCCGAGCTCATCCGGGAGGCCGTCGCCGCGTCCACCGACCCGAATGCGCGGCGCGTTCCCGCGGCAGGAGGAGCGGACGAGTCCGCGGCCTCCGACCGCACCGAGGGGCTCGGCGGGCGCATGAAGCGCGTCCTCCTGACCGGCGTGAGCTACATGATCCCGTTCGTGGCAGGTGGCGGCCTTCTCATTGCGCTGGGCTTCCTCCTCGGCAGCTACGAGATCACCTCGTTCGCGGACAAGATGGTCCTCGAGAACTCGCTGTGGAACCTGCCCACGGAGATCCCGGAGCACGCCCCGCTCGGCGCCCTGGGGGCGTACCTGGGCGCGGTCGCGTTCAAGATCGGCGCCCTGTCGATGGGCTTCCTCGTCCCCGCGCTGGCCGGCTACATCGCCTACGGCATGGCGGACCGGCCGGGCATTGCGCCGGGCTTCGTCGCCGGCGCGGTCGCCGGGTTCATGGGTGCCGGCTTCCTCGGCGGCATCGTGGGCGGTCTCCTCGCGGGCGCTGTGGCCTCGTGGCTCGGCTCGCGCCGCTTCCCGCGGGCGGTGGCCTCACTGATGCCCGTTGTGGTCATCCCCCTCGTGGCGTCCATCGTGGCGTCGGGCCTGATGCTGCTCGTCCTGGGCGGCCCCATCGCCGCACTGACGAAGGGCCTCAACGACTGGCTCTCCAGCATGAGCGGCACGTCTGCCGTGCTTCTCGGCGTGATTCTTGGCCTCATGATGTGCTTCGACCTCGGCGGCCCGGTCAACAAGGTCGCGTACTCGTTCGCTGTGGCTGCCCTCGGCACCGCGGCACCGGGCCAGACGGCGCCGCTGCTCATCATGGCTGCGGTCATGGCGTCCGGCATGGTGCCTCCGCTCGCCCTGGCGCTGGCCACGGCGGTGCGCCCGGCCCTCTTCACGCCGGTTGAGCGGGAGAACGGCAAGTCCGCGTGGCTCCTCGGCGCGGTCTTCGTTTCCGAGGGCGCCATTCCGTTCGCGGCGGCCGATCCCCTGCGCGTCATTCCGGCCACCATGCTGGGCGGCGCGGTCACGGGCGCCCTGTCTATGGGGCTCGGTGCCATGTCGCGCGCGCCGCACGGCGGCGCTGTGGTGTTCTTCGCCATGGACGGGACGGCCCTGCAGTTCCTTCTGTCGGTCCTCGCGGGAACCGTGGTCTCTGCTGTCGCGGTGATCGTCCTCAAGTCCCTGGGCCGCAAGAGGGCGACGACGGACGCGCCCGCCGAGGCGCTCGAGCCCGCCGGCGTCTGA
- the pstB gene encoding phosphate ABC transporter ATP-binding protein PstB, which yields MSKSIDVTDLNVYYGKFLAVEGVTMNIAARSVTAFIGPSGCGKSTFLRTLNRMHEVIPGAYAEGKVLLDGEDLYGPGVDPVNVRSQVGMVFQRPNPFPTMSIRENVLAGVKLNSKRISRSDADSLVEESLRGANLWNEVKDRLDKPGSGLSGGQQQRLCIARTIAVKPDVILMDEPASALDPISTLAIEDLIHELKTEYTVVIVTHNMQQAARVAEKTAFFNIQGTGKPGKLIEYDDTSKIFNNPSNEQTEAYVSGRFG from the coding sequence ATGTCCAAGAGCATCGACGTCACCGACCTCAACGTCTACTACGGCAAGTTCCTTGCCGTTGAGGGCGTGACGATGAACATCGCCGCCCGCTCCGTGACGGCCTTCATCGGCCCGTCCGGCTGCGGCAAGTCCACGTTCCTCCGCACCCTGAACCGCATGCACGAGGTCATCCCGGGTGCCTACGCCGAGGGCAAGGTCCTCCTCGACGGGGAGGACCTCTACGGCCCCGGCGTCGACCCGGTCAACGTCCGCAGCCAGGTGGGCATGGTGTTCCAGCGCCCCAACCCGTTCCCCACCATGTCCATCCGCGAGAACGTCCTCGCGGGCGTGAAGCTCAACAGCAAGCGGATCTCGCGTTCGGACGCGGACTCGCTCGTCGAGGAGTCCCTCCGCGGCGCCAACCTGTGGAACGAGGTCAAGGACCGCCTCGACAAGCCGGGCTCCGGCCTCTCGGGCGGCCAGCAGCAGCGCCTCTGCATCGCCCGCACGATCGCGGTCAAGCCGGACGTCATCCTCATGGACGAGCCGGCCTCCGCGCTCGACCCGATCTCCACGCTCGCCATCGAGGACCTCATCCACGAGCTCAAGACCGAGTACACCGTGGTCATCGTGACGCACAACATGCAGCAGGCCGCCCGTGTGGCTGAGAAGACCGCGTTCTTCAACATCCAGGGCACCGGCAAGCCGGGCAAGCTCATCGAGTACGACGACACCTCGAAGATCTTCAACAACCCGTCCAACGAGCAGACCGAGGCATACGTCTCCGGCCGCTTCGGATAA